The genomic stretch TTCTGACGCAACTGGCAGGGTTCGATAACTCATTCTCGTTTGAGTACCGCCACTATGGCCCGTACAGCGAAGAACTGTCCCAAGCAATGGATATTGCCGTGCTTCTTGGACCTATCCAAGAGGAGGAGCGCGTAGCCGACTGGGGAGGCAGATACTCAATATATTCGCTCAATGGATCCGTTGCTGGAGCTGATCAAAATCCCGATAGAGCTACCTTTATCCAGCACGCAAAGCGTATCGATGCCGTTGAATTAGAACTCGCTGCCACAGCAGCTTATCTCTATGAAATGGAAGGGATTGGTAGGGTGTCGGAGGGCAATCCTTGGCTTGAGACTGCTAAACGCAAGCCTACAAAGGTGACCGGTGGCCGTTTGCAACGGGCGGCAAATGCTTACGAAGATTTGCGCAAAATTAAGACGATTCGCCCACTTCCTGTATTGCCAGCTTACGATGGGGCTGCATAGGAAACTTGGTGCAAAGCCTGCCAGGCGCGCTCACAACTCGATGTCGCGCGACGGCTGACGGTTCCGCTGAAAGACCTCGTCATCGAGATCCACATCGGCGGGAAACAGTTTGAGATGCGCCACAAGGCTGGGCCGGTTCTTGGCGAGCGCCCGCTTGGCCGCCTCCGCCGCCTCGACGCTGACCAGCACCGCCGCCGACTTGCCATGTTTGGTGATGGTGACGAATTCACCGGAAGTCGCATCCTCGACCAGCCCCGAGAGCCCTGCTTTGGCTTCCTTCACACCGATGCGGGACATCGCGACACCTCACAGAGTGACTACCAGAGACCACAATATACGTCTTAGCCCCTTGATCCACAACGCCCCCATATCCACCCCACCCCCACCATGCTACGAGGCCGCCACACAACACCCCACACGCGCCGAGACCCCGATGCCCCTGCCCTCCACACCGACCTCACCGCCACGCTGCGCCCCCTCCTCACCGAACTCCACCAGTCCCCCGAGCTCTTCCAGACCTGGGATACCCATCTGGAGCTTATCGCAGCCGGTGGTCTCGTCGTGGTGAAGTCGAAGCGGGCGAAGGGGCTGGTCGACAGCCTGTTCTGGGGCCGGGCGCCGGGATCCTCGGAGAACAAGCAGCTGCCCGAGCCGACAGCCTTTGCCGCCATCGACCGTTTCCTCGGCCTCGGCGCCCATCTCGCGCTGGCGGATGCCCTGCCCGAAGGGGCGGTGCTGGACGAAGCCTTTCCCCATTGCGCGGTGAAACTTGCCTATCGCAAGAAGGGCGCGCCGAAGGCGAAGGTCCTGTCGATGATCTTCATCGGCTTCAAGGACGAGGCGGATGCGCTTGATTATGCCGAGCGTTTCCCTGCCCTGCCGCTGGTCACATCAAGGCCGTTGATGGGCGACAAGCTGCACGAATGGCGCTGAAATAAACGAATGCGCCAACGAAAACCCCGCCGGATCGCTCCGACGGGGTCTGATCGATATCACTGTATCAAGGCTCAGCCGATTTCGGACTGGCTTTCGACGATCTTGCCAACCAGGCCATAATCCTTGGCGTCTTCGGCAGAGAGCCAGTAGTCGCGGTCGATGTCCTTGCCGATCTTCTCTTCGCTCTGGCCGGTGGCCTTGGCGAAGATCTTGATCAGACGCTTGTTCATCTTGATGATTTCATTGGCCTGGATCTCGATATCCGAGGCCATGCCGCGCGTGCCGCCAGACGGTTGGTGCAACAGGAAGCGGGTGTTGGGCAGGCAAAGGCGCTGCTCCTTCGGCACCGACACATAGATCAGCGCGCCCGCGGACGCGACCCAGCCCGTGCCGATGATCCAGACCTTCGGCTTGATGAACTTGATCATGTCATGGATCGAATCGCCCGATTCGACATGGCCGCCGGGAGAATTCACATAGACGCGAATGTCCTCGTCGCTGGCTGCCGCAAGAGCCACGAGCTGGGTGCAGACCTTCTGCGCCAGTTCCATGGTAATGCCGCCATAGATGAAGATCGAACGCGACTTGAAAAGATTCGCTTCCGTTTCCTTGCCGAGCGGCAGTTCCTTGCTCTTGTCGTCGTCTTCTTCATTCATCCGGCAATTCTCCATCTGCGTTTTCGCTCACCCGCACATAGTGCGTCTCATGTGTTAAGACAATGCGGGAAAAAGACAAGCATGGAAGCGGTGAACAGGAGGTTATGCCAGTTTTCA from Peteryoungia desertarenae encodes the following:
- a CDS encoding type II toxin-antitoxin system Phd/YefM family antitoxin, whose amino-acid sequence is MSRIGVKEAKAGLSGLVEDATSGEFVTITKHGKSAAVLVSVEAAEAAKRALAKNRPSLVAHLKLFPADVDLDDEVFQRNRQPSRDIEL
- a CDS encoding ATP-dependent Clp protease proteolytic subunit; this encodes MNEEDDDKSKELPLGKETEANLFKSRSIFIYGGITMELAQKVCTQLVALAAASDEDIRVYVNSPGGHVESGDSIHDMIKFIKPKVWIIGTGWVASAGALIYVSVPKEQRLCLPNTRFLLHQPSGGTRGMASDIEIQANEIIKMNKRLIKIFAKATGQSEEKIGKDIDRDYWLSAEDAKDYGLVGKIVESQSEIG